In a genomic window of Coregonus clupeaformis isolate EN_2021a chromosome 27, ASM2061545v1, whole genome shotgun sequence:
- the LOC121541985 gene encoding claudin-4-like, with protein sequence MVSAGLQMLGTALAIVGWLGSIIICVLPMWKVTAFIGANIVTAQVIWEGLWMNCVTQSTGQMQCKVYDSLLALPQDLQAARALIIIAIIAGVFAILLGIAGGKCTNFVDNERSKPKVAIASGIVFLIAALLVLVPVCWSANTIIRDFYNPLLVEAQRRELGPETMVSLGLQILGVGLAVLGWMGNIIICILPMWKVSAFIGNNIVVAQTIWEGLWMTCVVQSTGQMQCKVYDSLLALPPDLQAARAMVVIAILLGLFGLLLSVVGGKCTTCVGDQSAKARVAITAGLFFLVAGALCLVTVCLPANAVIKDFYSPLVPESQRRELGASLYVGWGASGLLLIGGALLCCQCPSRGDRYNGAKYTAPKSSASGK encoded by the exons ATGGTGTCGGCTGGGCTACAGATGCTGGGCACGGCCCTGGCGATCGTCGGCTGGCTGGGAAGCATCATCATCTGTGTTCTGCCCATGTGGAAGGTGACAGCCTTCATTGGAGCCAACATCGTCACCGCTCAGGTCATCTGGGAAGGGTTATGGATGAACTGTGTGACCCAGAGCACGGGACAGATGCAGTGTAAGGTCTACGACTCCCTCCTGGCCTTGCCCCAGGACCTGCAGGCTGCCAGGGCTCTGATCATAATCGCCATAATCGCTGGCGTGTTCGCCATCCTGCTGGGCATCGCTGGCGGGAAGTGCACCAACTTCGTGGATAACGAGAGGTCCAAGCCCAAGGTTGCCATCGCTAGCGGAATCGTCTTCCTCATTGCTGCCCTTCTGGTCCTGGTCCCTGTCTGCTGGTCGGCCAACACCATCATCCGAGACTTCTACAACCCCCTTTTGGTCGAGGCCCAGAGGAGGGAGCTGGGA CCGGAAACGATGGTATCTTTGGGGCTGCAGATTCTGGGCGTCGGGCTAGCGGTGCTGGGCTGGATGGGGAACATCATCATCTGCATCCTCCCAATGTGGAAAGTCTCGGCCTTCATCGGAAACAACATTGTGGTGGCACAGACCATCTGGGAGGGTCTGTGGATGACGTGCGTGGTGCAGAGCACAGGCCAGATGCAGTGTAAGGTCTACGACTCCCTCCTGGCCTTGCCTCCGGACCTCCAAGCGGCCCGGGCCATGGTAGTCATCGCCATCCTCTTGGGCCTGTTCGGGCTCCTGCTCTCGGTGGTCGGGGGGAAATGCACCACCTGCGTCGGGGACCAGTCGGCCAAGGCCCGGGTGGCCATCACTGCGGGGTTGTTCTTCCTTGTGGCCGGGGCGCTGTGCCTGGTCACTGTGTGCCTGCCTGCTAACGCCGTCATAAAGGACTTCTACAGCCCCCTGGTACCCGAATCGCAGAGGAGAGAGCTGGGCGCGTCCCTGTACGTCGGCTGGGGCGCGTCAGGACTGCTCCTGATCGGGGGCGCGCTCCTTTGCTGTCAGTGCCCGTCGAGGGGAGACCGCTATAATGGAGCGAAGTACACCGCGCCCAAGTCCTCTGCGTCGGGGAAATAA
- the LOC121541986 gene encoding claudin-like protein ZF-A89 — MSRQILAFVLAFIGFLGTIVICALPMWKVTAFIGANIVTAQVFWEGLWMNCVFQSTGQMQCKAYDSLLALPQNLQASRALICVSLGVSVLAIGLTVVGARCTNFFHDDWLAKEKVGIAAGAVFMAAGVLCVIPVSWSAHTIIQGFYNPLASQERRGELGASIYVGWVSGALLMIGGGMLCSTYRC; from the coding sequence ATGAGCCGACAGATCCTTGCCTTTGTCCTGGCCTTCATCGGGTTCCTGGGGACCATCGTGATCTGTGCCCTGCCCATGTGGAAGGTCACAGCCTTCATCGGAGCCAACATCGTCACCGCTCAGGTGTTCTGGGAAGGGTTGTGGATGAACTGTGTGTTCCAGAGCACGGGCCAGATGCAGTGTAAAGCCTACGACTCCCTCCTGGCCTTACCCCAGAACCTGCAGGCCTCCCGGGCTCTCATCTGCGTCTCCCTCGGGGTCAGTGTACTCGCCATCGGGCTGACTGTAGTCGGGGCACGCTGCACCAACTTCTTCCATGACGACTGGCTGGCCAAGGAAAAGGTTGGCATTGCGGCGGGCGCGGTGTTCATGGCGGCGGGGGTGTTGTGTGTTATCCCTGTCAGCTGGTCTGCTCACACCATAATCCAGGGCTTCTACAACCCCCTGGccagccaggagaggagaggagagctggggGCGTCCATCTACGTGGGCTGGGTGTCTGGAGCTCTGCTCATGATCGGAGGGGGGATGCTCTGCAGCACGTACAggtgctga
- the LOC121541344 gene encoding claudin-4-like, giving the protein MVSAGLQMLGTALAIVGWLGSIIICVLPMWKVTAFIGANIVTAQVIWEGLWMNCVTQSTGQMQCKVYDSLLALPQDLQAARALIIIAIIAGVFAILLGIAGGKCTNFVDNERSKPKVAIASGIVFLIAALLVLVPVCWSANTIIRDFYNPLLVEAQRRELGTMVSAGLQMLGTALAIVGWLGSIIICALPMWKVTAFIGANIVTAQVIWEGLWMNCVTQSTGQMQCKVYDSLLALPQDLQAARALIIIAIIAGVFAILLGIAGGKCTNFVDNETSKAKVAIASGIVFLIAALLVLVPVCWSANTIIRDFYNPLLVEAQRRELGASLYIGWGSAGLMILGGALLCSSCPPSDENHDVKYSKAASSVAGSSKAYV; this is encoded by the exons ATGGTGTCGGCTGGGCTACAGATGCTGGGCACGGCCCTGGCGATCGTCGGCTGGCTGGGAAGCATCATCATCTGTGTTCTGCCCATGTGGAAGGTGACAGCCTTCATTGGAGCCAACATCGTCACCGCTCAGGTCATCTGGGAAGGGTTATGGATGAACTGTGTGACGCAGAGCACGGGACAGATGCAGTGTAAGGTCTACGACTCCCTCCTGGCCTTGCCCCAGGACCTGCAGGCTGCCAGGGCTCTGATCATAATCGCCATAATCGCTGGCGTGTTCGCCATCCTGCTGGGCATCGCTGGCGGGAAGTGCACCAACTTCGTGGATAACGAGAGGTCCAAGCCCAAGGTTGCCATCGCTAGCGGAATTGTCTTCCTCATTGCTGCCCTTCTGGTCCTGGTCCCTGTCTGCTGGTCGGCCAACACCATCATCCGAGACTTCTACAACCCCCTTTTGGTCGAGGCCCAGAGGAGGGAGCTGGGA AC GATGGTGTCGGCTGGGCTACAGATGCTGGGCACGGCCCTGGCGATCGTCGGCTGGCTGGGAAGCATCATCATCTGTGCTCTGCCCATGTGGAAGGTGACAGCCTTCATTGGAGCCAACATCGTCACCGCTCAGGTCATCTGGGAAGGGTTATGGATGAACTGTGTGACCCAGAGCACGGGACAGATGCAGTGTAAGGTCTACGACTCCCTCCTGGCCTTGCCCCAGGACCTGCAGGCCGCCAGGGCTCTGATCATAATCGCCATAATCGCTGGCGTGTTCGCCATCCTGCTGGGCATCGCTGGCGGGAAGTGCACCAACTTCGTGGATAACGAGACCTCCAAGGCCAAGGTTGCCATCGCTAGCGGAATCGTCTTCCTCATTGCTGCCCTTCTGGTCCTGGTCCCTGTCTGCTGGTCGGCCAACACCATCATCCGAGACTTCTACAACCCCCTTTTGGTCGAGGCCCAGAGGAGGGAGCTGGGAGCCTCACTCTACATCGGCTGGGGCTCCGCAGGGCTGATGATCCTGGGCGGGGCGCTCCTCTGCAGCTCCTGCCCCCCCAGCGATGAGAACCACGATGTCAAGTACTCCAAGGCTGCTAGCTCCGTGGCTGGCAGCAGCAAGGCCTACGTCTAG